TCGTTATCTTTCCACCCAGTTCGATATCCGGAACGCCGTTCTCGAATACAACTTCAATATCATACCAGCGTTCCAGTTGCTTCATCGCTTCAGGCAATTTCACGCCGTTGAAATCGAATTTGCCGGCCTTCCAGGCAAGCACTTTGTCTGTGTCTACATTATTGATCAGTTTCAGGCCATTTGCTGAATGGGCTGCGCTGGTATTGAGCTGCGCCTGCTGACCAGGTTTGAGGATGGTGGATGCTACGCGCACCGAACCAGATATGAGCGTTGTATTGATGGTTTCTTCATTGTCGTAGGCTTTTACATTGAAAGCAGTGCCCAGCACCTGTATCGTTTCCTTATTGCTTACTTCAACTACAAATGGCATTTTTTCATTTTTCGCCACTTCAAAATATGCTTCTCCGGAAACAAACACTTTGCGGAGATCGCCTGCAAACGCAACAGGATACCTGATAGAGCTGGCAGCATTCAACCAAACATTGGTGCCATCGGGTAAGGTCACCTGGAAATGCCGTCCCCTGGGGGTTGACATGGTATTGAATGCAACGGTATTGTTATTCGCTGAATTTGTATTGTATTTCAGTTGTCCATTATTCAATAAAACTTCTGATCCCTGCTGACTGGCTACTACCCCATTGCCCAGACTGTCCAGCACTAACGTAGACCCATCTGCGAGGGTGAGAATGGCGCCTTCTTTTCCGGGAGCAATATTCGTTTTTTCTATTCCTGCAACAGGCGGTGCGATCTGCTGTTGCATATTGTAAAACCATAATCCGGCAGCCAGCACCAGCAGCACAGAAGCCGCAGCCCAACCCCACCTCCGCATGAAATGCACGCGGTGTACAGGCGGGATCTCAGCAATCTTTCCAGTTTCATTGCTTCCGGATTTCTGCAATACGTCCCGGATGAATTTCCTTTCCATGGCCGGCAGTTCGCCTGTAAGCGCAAAAGAGCGGGATTCCAATTGCTGATCGATCAGCACGGCAAACTCCTCTGAATGGCCAGGATTGCCGAGTAATTGGATCAGCTCTTGCTTCTCCGGCTCGGTCAATTCACCGTTAATTAATTTATCCAATAAACTGTTCAGTTCTTCTTGCATCATATATAAAGACGCGTAGGGAAAAAGATGGGGAGTAGCGAAGAGAAGAAATCTTAAAAAAATTCTGCGAAAGCGATCAGAAGCGCCCACTGTTCGGGCATTCTTTCTTTCATATGGGCTTTCAGGAACACGGTAGCCTTGGCGATATATTGCTTTACCGTGTCTTTGTTCATATCCAGCTGGCGGGCAATTTCAGGATAGGTCATACCCTCCAGGCGGCTCATACGGAAGATCTGCTGCCTTTTGGGAGGCAACAATGCAATGCCTTCCAGCAGAATAGCGTAAGCTTCCTTGTTTTCCATGATCCGGTCGGGACGCCAGTAGTGGTTCTCCTCCTGCTGGTTTTCCACGAAATCCGGGTCCTGCAATTTCAGGCGGATCCTGGATACAAAACTATTGCGGGCAATAATGAAGAGATAATCCTTTACATCACGGAGCTCGGGAAGCTTATCACGACTTTTCCAGAGTTTCACAAATACATCCTGCGCCAGTTCCTCGGCTTCTTCCACCGATTTCAGCCAGGCGAGTGCAAGTCCGTATATGTTTTTCCAGTGAAGCCCAATAAAGCCGGCAAATGCCTTTTCATCGCTATTGGCAATGCGGAGCAGCAGTTCGTTTTCAGTGTATGGTGGATCGGGGAGCAAAAACCTTAACCGTAATTTGTAGCAATACTAGGGGAAAATTCTGAAAAACTGATTTTACTGTTTTCCATTTTGTGGATGGATAAAATGTTAATGATAGTAACTGGAGAGGTAGCTCAAACAAGCGGGGCTGATCACCGTAATGTGATCAGCCCCGCTTGTTTTATATCATGGCTCAATCCGCCAGCGGATCACTGGCCTCTGTTTTCCTTGATTGGATCTTCGCAATATCTTTCAGCCATTTGAATTGGCTGCTGTTCAGTTTTTTCAATTGTTTCTTATCGAAATTCCTGATACTTTCTATGAAGGATTTCTGTTTGTCGTTCAGTGCACCTGCTTCCAGGGCTTTAATGGCCTCCTGCTGGAGTATTTCAACATTTGTCATGATCCGGCAAAGATAAGCTCTTTACCGGGGATGGAAAGAAATGATCAGATCCGGCCGGCAGGAACGGCCAAAACCCAGCACCGATGGGCTTCCTGCGGCAATCTTCATGGATTTGACAAGCGGCGCAGCCTGGCGGCCTGCCGGGGCTTACCTTTAAGCGGTAACCTGTTCAGTGAACCTGTCAAACATCCGTCACATGAGAAAGATGCATTACGGCTTTATTCAGGCCATCCTTTTCGCGTTTTCGTTTATTACATTTTCCTGCCAATCACCTCAGGAAGACTCTATTATCAACTATCCCTCTCCGTTACCAGACAGCACAGCCCTCAAATCATTACCAGGCATTGTTTCCAAAGAGGGGCTCGACTTCAACGCCGCATTCTCTCCCGATGGCAAAAGCTTGTTTTTTTCCCGTTCCGGACATGGTAAATACCTGATCATGGAAAGCCGGTATGATAGCGGCCGCTGGCATGAGCCAGTTATCTCTCCTGCTTTCGATACAATGTTCTCCAACACCGATCCATTCTTTACTGCAGATGGCGCGTTGTATTTCATTTCCAACAGGCCAGCCAGTACAACGGATACAACCAGGGATTATGACATTTACAAAATGGCGAAGCAAAACGATCAGTGGCTGGCTCCGGAGCGTTTGCATGCCATCAACTCAGACAGCACCGAATACTATGTATCCCTTGCCAGGAACGGCAATATCTATTTCGCGTCCTATCGTGATGGCAACCTGGATCTCTACAGCAGTAAAATGGAAAAAGGAAATTATCAAAACCCTGTCAGCCTGGGCCCCGTGATCAATTCCGCTTCCGATGAGCATGATCCGCTGATTGCACCTGACGAAAGCTACCTGATCTTCACTTCCACCAGGCCCGGAGGCGCCGGAGAAGCCGATCTCTACATTGCGCATAAAAAAGATAAGGCCTGGCAAAGGCCAAAGAATATGGGTGGCGGAATAAACACTGCAACCTATGAATACTGCCCCAACCTCTCCCCTAATGGAAAATACTTTTTATTCAGCAGCGAATACGATGTGAAGTGGATTTCAGCTGATGTTTTGAAAACCTACCAATAATGCAAAAGGGCAGCAAGCGCTGCCCTCTGCATCTTTTCAAACATTCAAGAACAATACAACAAGAGAGACGGATTGTTATTATTTACCTTGTTTGATCAGCTCCATAGTGTAGCTTAATTCAGGATCCTGTGTTTGCTGCAGGTAAGTAATAAACTTGTCCATCGGTACTTCTTTATCAGGTAAAATACCGCGGCCATTGTCTGATTGAGAATTGAAGAAATACAATTCAGACATCGGCACGGTAAGTACAGATTTTGTTTTAGGCAGTGTATAGGTCAGGAACCAGGCTGCTGTAGTGGCATTTTCGCCGCTGCCTGTTTCTTTACCGATCACCAGACCACGTTTGTTCTTCTGCACCAGCGAAGCGAAATAGGTAGCTGCAGAAACAGTACCACCGCCAGCGAGTACATAGATCTCTCCTTTGAACGCATCCTTATCAGGAGGGAAATTCTCCAGTTGTCCTTCTTTCAAACGCGCATTGCCAACATAGAAACCTGTAGTGCTGTCGAGATCAAAACGCTGATACAGGAATTGTTTATTGTTGCGGATATCTTCATCGCTCATCTTCCTGCCCTGCGTGGTAGCATGCTCGGGATAGAAAACATCTACATTCTTCGTTCTGTAATTGTACACGTTCTGGAAAGCTTTTGGAGCCATGAAAGAGAAGAGCAGCGCAGAGATGGCAGGGTTGCCACCACCGTTGTTACGGATATCGATGATCACGTTCTTGTATCCACGCTTATTCACTTCCTTGAAGAAAGAGCTGAACTCTTTGTACGCATATGACTCCTGCAGGTTGAAGGAATTCACGGTGAGTGTGCCAGTCTTGTTTTCGTCGTCATAGCTGCCGTAGATCCAATAAGAGCGGGCCAGTTGGTTCACGGGCAGTACAGCCTGATTGCTGGAATGCACGCCGGGTGAGGCTTGCAGGGAAGCAACCGTGATCTTTTTGGCGCCTTTGCTTTTGGCGTCGGCATACTCGATATCGTAACTTTTCGCATAAGGGGTACGGAGGCTGAGCATGGTCTGGAAATTACCAGCCACCCTGTCTGTGCCGGTAGTGATGAAACCATCACTGTAGGCGGCAGAAGTGAGAGATTCGATGATCGCCTTGGCGGACTGTTTGTTGATGCTGAGGATCTCAGTACCAAAAGGCAGCTCGGAGCCTTTGATGTTCACCAGGATCTTTCCTCTTTCGATCACAACGGGAAAAGGAAAGAAACGCAGGTTGCTGATCATGTCGCGATTATTATCAGCGGAGAACTGCATATTGGTGTGCACATCTCTTACCAGCTGGATGGGAGAATACTGGAGAATGGAAAAAACATTGTCCTCTTTTTCCGCCAGCTTCATCAGGGAGTCCACTTTTCTATCGAAATCGGCAGAATCGATGAACTTAAAGGGATTGGGGTGTTGCTTTTTGAGGATGTCCATTGCCAGGCGGTAATCGGAGATCATGTCCTCTTTTTTGAGCTCAGGCAGCTCTTTGACCTGGGCAGTACTGTTGAGGCCATACACAGCCAGTAAGGCGGTGATGCCAGTTTTGGAAATAAATTTCATAGCTAATACTTAATTGAGGGCGTTTTTGTTTTTCTGTTTAGTTCGGTTCTAGTTTTTATCGTTCATGAAAGATGAAGTTTGAAAGTGGTCGCAATATACGACCTGATTCGTACATCAATCTGTTATAAAGACATTAAAATGGCGAAAATGGGTGGGGTGTCTGAAAAAAATATTTTGGCTAATGCGCCTCATGTACACATTCAGGTCGGGTAAACTACATAAGAAAAGGCGCCAGCATTGTTCTGGCGCCTTCCGGACAGGTTTTTGTTTTTCAGGACTTACTTTCTCTTTCTTCTTATCAGTAAGACAGTTCCGGTAAGCAACAGGAAGCCTGGGATACCATACAAATAAATATACCGGAGTACTCTTGCCGGGTTCTTCCCGATCGTCAGCTTATTGTCTTTCACTTTTATCCATTTTTTATAAACCGGGTATTCATTATTGACCAGCCAGCTGTAAAGGCCGAGTCCGATCTTGCCACCCGACTTATATCTGGGCGACATAAAATCGGCATCGCCCATGATCACGATCCTTTGCTCTTTGTTGTTGATCGTGCGGGATAGTTTTACTCCCAGGATGTACTCATCCTGCTGTATGTCTCCCTCTCCCGGTGTATAGATGGGAGCAGCAGAATCTGCCACAAATACACCAGTCTCGATCCAGGTGTTTGGATAACCTGGTAAAGTGAGGATGGGTACGGCCCTGAAACCGGCAGTATCCTTGAAGCTGATGGTAGTATTGCCCGAAAACTCAGCTCCGGCAGGCTCTTTGCCTGTTTTTTGATACTTCTGCATTAGCATCTCCCTGGCCATGTAATTACCTGTATCGTTCAAAAAGTAGCCAAACTTATGAGCTTCCCGGTTTGGACCGGGACTTACGAGTATCCCATTGTTGAGATTCACTCCCAGCTTGTTCAGGATCGGGTTCAGCATTTGTTGTTTGCCCGGTTCCGCATAGAACAGTGCATTGCCCCCTTTCTCCAGGTAACGAAGGATCGCGTCCTGCTCTGTTGCATCAAGTTTCGACCTCGGGTCTGCAACCACCAGTACACTGGTTTTTGCAGGAATATCCTTGTGCAGCAAGGAGAGCGTATCAGCATCCATGCCATTATTCACAATGGACACATCTGACGACTGTAAGTTGGCATGCACACCGAATTCTCTTTCACCAAATCTCCATGGGCTGCGTTCGTAATGCCCGGTAGTGAAAAATAGCTGAGGTGTATTATTTCTGACCAACCTTCTGAAGGTCCCTGACATTGGAGGTTCTTTTGGCCAGGCATCCTGGCCCCCATTCGTAAATCGTGCAAATGCTTTCTTGCCTTTATACTCCAGCTCTAACAATGTATTCAGGCTTTGTTCACCGGAAAGATCAACGAGCTTATTTACTTCCCCCGGCTTCAGAAAATCGTTTACATCAATATTGTTCAGCCTGGCGGTTTGCCGCGCAATGTAATGTATGTCTCTGCCTGGGTATTTCCTGTAAAGAGAACTATCTCCATTCATGATATCGTAATAGTATACATACTTCCATTTAATGTTGGGATAGAAACGCACATACCTGTCCCAAAACATCCAGATGTAAGCGTTTCTTGACTTCGGGAGCCCGTATTCTAATTTGTTTCCCAGCAGGTTTGTATACAGGGTGGCCGTTACCGGCGATCCATCCAGTTCTTTGAGCACAGCCTGTGATGCACTGTCGAGGGTATTGGTTTTTTCTCTTGTTACATCCAGGTAACCGATATAACCTGGTCTTGAAGTAAAATAACCGAGTGTGAGGATCACCAGGGTCAGGATTGTGTTTCTGTACAGGGCTACCCTCCATGATTTTGACTCCTGCCTGCTTTTCAACCTTATTGCAGTAAAGCCCAGGAAGAGGATGATGATGAGCAGAAAGTAGCATACATCCCTGGTAGTGATCAGTCCCGCCGTCATATTGCCTGCTCTGCCCGATGGTGAAAGAAACCAGGTGATATCCCTGATCAGGTCATATTGCTGCCCGATGCTTCCCATCATATTCAGGAAACTGAGCAGCAGAAATGTAGCAATACCTGCCACTACCTGATAACTGGTGATACTGGAAACAAACAAACCTATTGCCATCAGGCAGCTTGCGTACAATGTCAGTCCCAGCAGCATGGAGAGATACAAATACATTTCAGCATCATGAACGCAGAAATAGCTGGTAAAGAGGATCAGCGCAACAGAAGACATCAACATGAGATTGAACAGGATCAGGCCCAGGTATTTACCCAGCACAATTTCAGTGATGCTCACCGGAGAAGATCCAAGCAGTTTCATGGTACCAGACTGCTCTTCTCTGTTGATCGTGCCCATGGTTAGCAATGGCACAAAAATGAAAATGTAGAAAAATGCGTTTAACAGGCTGCCATCAACCATGCTGTATGAGAGCGATGCTTCGGACTCAATCGGTACAATACTGTTCTTTAGTAATAACTCCTGTTCCCTGGCAGAATCAGTAAGCCTCGATAAGAAACTTGTACAGGAAATAACAAAGAACACTACAAGTATTATCCAGGCGATGGGAGAGTAAAACATGGTCCTCAGTTCAGCTCTCGCAATCTTGAAAATTATTCTCATTACGATTTCTATTTAGAATTGATCGAAAAATTAGCGCACCGTGAGTAAATGGAATATCCTAATGACCGATCAGTTCGATGATGCCTTCATTCCTGATGATCATCATTCCCTGTCTGTCTTCCGTGATCCCTTCTTTCAGACGGTAAGAATATTTGGGCACCCCCATTTCCAATACGGTGGGCATGTAGTGAAAGCGGATATTCTTCCGGCCTTTAAGCGCCTCTCCTACTTCGATTATATGTGTTGATACAATGAACAGACAGTTCTGGTATTCAGCAAATGCTTCAGTTACCGCCAGTGTACCGTCATAGGCATCTTTCACATTCGTACCCTTGAACAACTCATCAAACATCAGCAAGAGGTGTTTGCCGGTAGCAGTAGCATCCGCTGCATTTTTCACCCGCACCACTTCTGCATAAAAATGACTATAGCCGAGTGCAATATTGTCTGCCACGTTGATACTTGAAAAGATACCTTCCCTTACAGAGAATTCCATACTTACAGCAGCTACCGGAAACCCGATATGGGCGAGGTACATGGAAATACCGATCGTTTTCATCCAGGTGGATTTCCCTGCCATGTTAGCTCCGGTAAGGAAGACCACATTGCTGTTCTCCTGCATGGAAATGTTGTTGCCAACAGCTCCGTTGATGCAGGGATGCTTCAGGTCTGTTGCCTGCAGTGTATTGGAATATTTGGGCAGCGCAGTGGCCCAGCTGAATCCTCCTGAAGCTGCCACATTTCCAACGGCGATGTTCACATCCACCTCTGCTATGAATTGAAGCACCGTTCTGATCTCCCGGTTGAATTTGTTCTTCAGCAGATGATCGGATTCAGCAATTTTCTTTACGGTGATGTTTGCATAGATATCTGTATCGATCAGTGCATTAATCCGGGGAGTATCAAGGAGCGATTTTATTTCGGCTGCACGTTGCCTGAATGGTCCTTCCTGCCGGGATAACAACTCAACGATACCCTGGCATTTTTTGAGGCATACGATGCTTGCCTGCAATCCCTGGATGAGGGATTTATACCGTTCATCGCGGGTGAGAGACGATAATGTTTTTTTCACAAGGATATTCACCAGCGTGATCAACGGCCCTTTTTCTCCGGTTACGTCTACGTATTCCTGCATCAATTGCACCTGCTGCGGATCGAAGGGGAATTGCAATTTCGCCTGCTGGAAAAATTGAAATACAGCAGTCCGGTTGTTGATCTGCTTTTCATCCATCAATGGCGTTTTGAAAAGCTGGTCGAGCAACTGCTCTCCGGACCTTGTTCTTACCTGGTTGAAGAGTGAATAAACGGAACCCTGGCGGAACTTTCCCATCAGGTTCAACTCTTCCTGGGATTGCCTGTCTATAGTAAAACTCATACTGTTTGATTTTATTTGCGTGTGGCCCGGCCGCCCGCCGGGAAGCGGGTGACAGCAGCTCACCGGTTATTATCATCCTTTCTTCTTTCCCGTAGCCAGTGTTTCCAGGATGCCTTCATTGCGGATGATGATCATACCATGGCGATCATCTGTGATGCCTTCTTCCAACGTATATGTATATTCCGGAACAGTTCCATTCATGCGGGTAGGTAAATAATGGAAACCGATATTGCTTCTTTGTTTCAGTTCTTCCCCCGCTTCAACGATATGAGACGAGATCAGGAACAAACTGGTCTTTTTGCCTGCAAAAGCATGCGTGATGGTTACAGTGCCTTCGTGCGCATCTTTTACATTCGTTCCCCTGAACAGTTCATCAAACAGCACGAACAGCGACTTACCGGCGCCCAGTTCTGCCGCCATTTTTTTTACCCGCAGTACTTCTGCATAGAAATGGCTGGCACCGATCCCCAAATTATCCGGCAGGTTGATGGTTGTATAAATACCATCCATAACCGAAAACTCCAAATGCCGGGCTGCCACAGGAAATCCCATATGCGCGATGTAAACCGCCGTACTGAATGCACGGAGAAAAGTGGATTTGCCAGCCATATTTGCCCCGGTAAGGAATACAACCGATTTGCCGGC
This portion of the Pseudobacter ginsenosidimutans genome encodes:
- a CDS encoding FecR family protein; the encoded protein is MMQEELNSLLDKLINGELTEPEKQELIQLLGNPGHSEEFAVLIDQQLESRSFALTGELPAMERKFIRDVLQKSGSNETGKIAEIPPVHRVHFMRRWGWAAASVLLVLAAGLWFYNMQQQIAPPVAGIEKTNIAPGKEGAILTLADGSTLVLDSLGNGVVASQQGSEVLLNNGQLKYNTNSANNNTVAFNTMSTPRGRHFQVTLPDGTNVWLNAASSIRYPVAFAGDLRKVFVSGEAYFEVAKNEKMPFVVEVSNKETIQVLGTAFNVKAYDNEETINTTLISGSVRVASTILKPGQQAQLNTSAAHSANGLKLINNVDTDKVLAWKAGKFDFNGVKLPEAMKQLERWYDIEVVFENGVPDIELGGKITKDVDLNGLLNALKKSELQFRLEGKKLIITNN
- a CDS encoding RNA polymerase sigma factor, translated to MLPDPPYTENELLLRIANSDEKAFAGFIGLHWKNIYGLALAWLKSVEEAEELAQDVFVKLWKSRDKLPELRDVKDYLFIIARNSFVSRIRLKLQDPDFVENQQEENHYWRPDRIMENKEAYAILLEGIALLPPKRQQIFRMSRLEGMTYPEIARQLDMNKDTVKQYIAKATVFLKAHMKERMPEQWALLIAFAEFF
- a CDS encoding TolB family protein — protein: MRKMHYGFIQAILFAFSFITFSCQSPQEDSIINYPSPLPDSTALKSLPGIVSKEGLDFNAAFSPDGKSLFFSRSGHGKYLIMESRYDSGRWHEPVISPAFDTMFSNTDPFFTADGALYFISNRPASTTDTTRDYDIYKMAKQNDQWLAPERLHAINSDSTEYYVSLARNGNIYFASYRDGNLDLYSSKMEKGNYQNPVSLGPVINSASDEHDPLIAPDESYLIFTSTRPGGAGEADLYIAHKKDKAWQRPKNMGGGINTATYEYCPNLSPNGKYFLFSSEYDVKWISADVLKTYQ
- a CDS encoding S41 family peptidase, with amino-acid sequence MKFISKTGITALLAVYGLNSTAQVKELPELKKEDMISDYRLAMDILKKQHPNPFKFIDSADFDRKVDSLMKLAEKEDNVFSILQYSPIQLVRDVHTNMQFSADNNRDMISNLRFFPFPVVIERGKILVNIKGSELPFGTEILSINKQSAKAIIESLTSAAYSDGFITTGTDRVAGNFQTMLSLRTPYAKSYDIEYADAKSKGAKKITVASLQASPGVHSSNQAVLPVNQLARSYWIYGSYDDENKTGTLTVNSFNLQESYAYKEFSSFFKEVNKRGYKNVIIDIRNNGGGNPAISALLFSFMAPKAFQNVYNYRTKNVDVFYPEHATTQGRKMSDEDIRNNKQFLYQRFDLDSTTGFYVGNARLKEGQLENFPPDKDAFKGEIYVLAGGGTVSAATYFASLVQKNKRGLVIGKETGSGENATTAAWFLTYTLPKTKSVLTVPMSELYFFNSQSDNGRGILPDKEVPMDKFITYLQQTQDPELSYTMELIKQGK
- a CDS encoding ABC transporter permease subunit; the protein is MRIIFKIARAELRTMFYSPIAWIILVVFFVISCTSFLSRLTDSAREQELLLKNSIVPIESEASLSYSMVDGSLLNAFFYIFIFVPLLTMGTINREEQSGTMKLLGSSPVSITEIVLGKYLGLILFNLMLMSSVALILFTSYFCVHDAEMYLYLSMLLGLTLYASCLMAIGLFVSSITSYQVVAGIATFLLLSFLNMMGSIGQQYDLIRDITWFLSPSGRAGNMTAGLITTRDVCYFLLIIILFLGFTAIRLKSRQESKSWRVALYRNTILTLVILTLGYFTSRPGYIGYLDVTREKTNTLDSASQAVLKELDGSPVTATLYTNLLGNKLEYGLPKSRNAYIWMFWDRYVRFYPNIKWKYVYYYDIMNGDSSLYRKYPGRDIHYIARQTARLNNIDVNDFLKPGEVNKLVDLSGEQSLNTLLELEYKGKKAFARFTNGGQDAWPKEPPMSGTFRRLVRNNTPQLFFTTGHYERSPWRFGEREFGVHANLQSSDVSIVNNGMDADTLSLLHKDIPAKTSVLVVADPRSKLDATEQDAILRYLEKGGNALFYAEPGKQQMLNPILNKLGVNLNNGILVSPGPNREAHKFGYFLNDTGNYMAREMLMQKYQKTGKEPAGAEFSGNTTISFKDTAGFRAVPILTLPGYPNTWIETGVFVADSAAPIYTPGEGDIQQDEYILGVKLSRTINNKEQRIVIMGDADFMSPRYKSGGKIGLGLYSWLVNNEYPVYKKWIKVKDNKLTIGKNPARVLRYIYLYGIPGFLLLTGTVLLIRRKRK
- a CDS encoding MutS-related protein, producing the protein MSFTIDRQSQEELNLMGKFRQGSVYSLFNQVRTRSGEQLLDQLFKTPLMDEKQINNRTAVFQFFQQAKLQFPFDPQQVQLMQEYVDVTGEKGPLITLVNILVKKTLSSLTRDERYKSLIQGLQASIVCLKKCQGIVELLSRQEGPFRQRAAEIKSLLDTPRINALIDTDIYANITVKKIAESDHLLKNKFNREIRTVLQFIAEVDVNIAVGNVAASGGFSWATALPKYSNTLQATDLKHPCINGAVGNNISMQENSNVVFLTGANMAGKSTWMKTIGISMYLAHIGFPVAAVSMEFSVREGIFSSINVADNIALGYSHFYAEVVRVKNAADATATGKHLLLMFDELFKGTNVKDAYDGTLAVTEAFAEYQNCLFIVSTHIIEVGEALKGRKNIRFHYMPTVLEMGVPKYSYRLKEGITEDRQGMMIIRNEGIIELIGH